The DNA segment GTACGCTCCCTTCCAGGCATGAAGCAAGTGGACTTTGTAATCCAACTTCGAACAAAAACGACTCCGAGTGCCTGTCTTCTCTCCTCTGTAAGCGTTCTCTTCTGCGAATAGCAACTCCTTCTTATTAAGTGACTTTCGTGTCAGAAATGAGATAGTGTTGGTTTAAAAGACCTTTAAAAGAAATTTAACCGTGAAGGGAAACTTTTGCGAGAAGTGTTAAAGATTACGAAGCTAAACATGAACTAGCTTACCAAAGTAAGTCCGATTCTATGCGTGCATTCAACCACTGTAAATTTCAtccaactattttttttttttttttcctggggaAATCTGATTTCTTGATTAAACAAAGTGCATTTATGCTATCAAAATCAGCATAGGCCAACTGGCTCCAGTAAACAGAACATTTACCGAGTTACATAATCTTCATGCACTGATATTTTTTTAGACTAATGGATAGGTAGCTAGGTTTagcttcatcatttcattttcccctcGCATTGGAAGGAAGAAAACATGCAGTATTAGACGACGTATTAGTGAGATGCAGCATGATTACGTGTTGAACATGTCACATCTGCTAAGATCTCTGTGCTTTGTGCTACTGTGACCTGAGCCTTAGAACAAACAGCCTTTAATGCAAGGTTCGTTCAATATGTTACAGTCAGTCGAACACGTTACACTTTTAATCTCAGTACTGACGTTCTCGAATCAGAGTATGCAAATTACAGGGTATTGGATACGCAGTAGTGAGTATTGGGCAGTCTGTCAGCAAATCTCCACAAGCTCATTAGTCATGGAATTTTTATGAAGGTGTTCCAGCATATGGTGTACGTCCTGTCCTTTGTCTTACTCTCCTGTCACCGCTTGCTGCTCGGCTGAATTGGTGAAGGGTGAGGGACGAGCGTACCCAGCCTTTCATTGTGAATCTGCGTGTCGTAGAGAGAGTAGTGCGACTGTCATTAGGATCTGAAACAATAGTGAAGATAGGTACAggactttttttgttgttgttgctgttgttgataAATGTATCAGCCATGTGCCCACTATGGAAAATCTAGTTCCTGGGCAGTTTtaggaaagaaaatcaaaatGTAGTGTGCACAAGTGTCATTTTAAGGTTCCTGGACTCCTGTAAGTTAATGTTATGTGTGTTAAAGGTGATACAGGGCATCGAACACCGAAATCATATCTCTACATCATACTGCTCTCATAACACGACATACTTTCAGTGCATTTTCCtgcccacttttttttttaaaatagttgTATCATTTATAATACTATTGTACATGTTTTACATATGACGGGGAACAGAAAACATCCTTGGtacagttttgttgtttttgttggtttctttttgtttcagtttaCATTCACAGCTGTAAAATAGTTTTTTGTtcgtttcattgttttttttgtttgtttgtttgtttgttttttttaaaaatgtgtttatttattttatttttgtttaatgtcTTGAATTTTTTTGCAGTACATTTTTGTTGCAATTTTGTTTGggatttttttgttcattatttgttgttgttttttttttgttgtttttttaatgaaatctttTCCATGCTCTCAATAAAGGAGAAAATATTCCTGGACCCTAATTACACGTAATTGTCTGCGTATATCCTGCATTTGAATAAAGTCCTTGATCGAAATCATGACTGAaactttttcacacacaaaaaaaaagacttttataaTCATTTGACATCTATTTCAGAagtcagaaaaaaatacatagacACATTTTATATTAACATTCCAAAACCAGAATGATGGCATCCTTATAGAGAACTGTTGCATAAATTCAACACATTTCCTCTAACAAAATGATTCCTCTAGAAATGAAACGTTCTTTTGGGTGGAAACTGCTGACTCgctaaaatatttcagaaaatgcaAAGTGTCTCCTAAAAACATCCTTCCTCCTTAATTTCTAGAAACTGTTTCGTTTGACAGATAAGAGTTTGCACAGCTGTAGAATTCCCTCATCATCTGTGCAACTGAGGTCACTGCTTTTAAATAGTAATTTCTGCTCATTTTCCTAAAGGGTGCCCATAATAATAGATATTTCATGAAATGGAATAAGCTTTGATGCAATCACTTattgtatatttacattatttgctACAAATGTTCAGAAATCTAGTATAAAAACATGTTATAGCAAGCCATCAGAGCAGTGTCTCTGGCCTGTGCTTCAGCTAGGCACTGCGTATGAATGAGGAACAGAACCGCAAATTCTTTttcagaaaatataaataagaaaaatatagaaatagcATACACTATTGCTGAGTTTTTGGGGTGACTTTCTGTTGCTCTAGGACTCCAGGGTCAAGCCTTTCCATGACTTTGCCTGTTCTCGCTTATACTGCTCCAGCTCCTTCAAAGACAACGCAAAGAGGAAAATgctttatataaaacatataacaGACATGCTTCATGTTTCACATTTTGTGCATTAATGAACTCATGAAAGGGTTTCAAACAAACTCTACACATTAACACttgatgaaacacacacacagtgcactttGACACACTGTCCATTGCTCCATGTGGTATTTATTTGCTCTAAGTACTCCAGGCACTCAGCCATTAGAAAAGCCAGTGAAGAAAAATCAGGTGATAGGGTGGATTCTGAAAGGTTACCCAGCTATCACACCATCATACTGGAATACTGATCACTGGTTATAAATAAACTACTGCTGTTTTTTATGGCCTTTATCGAAAGATGAAGGTGCATCCTGAACACAATTAAGCCATTAAAATTATATGCAGTGCTATAAAGTTCTTCAGCTTTGCACTAATACACCAGAACATCCGAGATGTTTAGTTTATACAATATTAGCTAGCTAAGTTATCGTAAGTCTGAGATTTTTAGGTACTACATCATCCTTGAATCTTTGGACATGATATGGGAGAATTACTTGTCGGGGTAATGAAACTGTAAATAGGCCGTTCTAGGTGGGAGAACTGTATTGTGGTAACAAATCCCCAAAAGAAATTATAAGAATACAATACAAATTAAACCACAGACAAAAAATTGTGTGCAACCTCGCTGAGCATCCCCATCTCATTCCAAAACCACAGGCATTAATAGTGAGCCGTGTTTCTTTGCTCATATAATAAGATCCAGTCTTCTGtgaaggatttccactagattttggagcgtggctgtggggatttgtgttcatctatctacaagagcattagtgaggtcagacaccgATGTCAGGCGAGGAGGCCTGGGATGCAGTCAGggttccaattcatcccaaaggtgatcactggggttgaggtcagggctctgtgcaagaCACTTAAGTTCTTCCACTTTATCCTCAAAATACCATGTCCTCAGGAATCTCGCTTTGTGTATAGCATTACAATCATGCTGGAAGAATTTTTATGCCGCTTAGTTTCTTAATGAAGGGACGTCTTAAAACTACAACAACCAAAGAAGTTCAGTTGTGTGCTTCTGACTTGTGTGTCAGCAGTTTGGGTGTGATGATCAAGGGTGCACATGCTATACAATGCTACCACGATCATACAtgaatcctgaaatgttttgaaaGCATGCTTATTAAAGTGTATGTGTATTCTCAGTACCTGGTCTTTCTGTGCTCTCATGGCATCTATAAGAGGCTCACTGTACTGCGGGTCTTTGGCTGGATCTTTCAATTCTTTGCGTTCATTAGTgctctaaaaagaaaaaaaagacatgcaATGATTATTAGCTTTTAATGGCTGGTTTGTGTCAGTTTTGTTTCGCTTAGAATTGTGAAAAGTGTTTTGTGGTACCTCTTGGGGAAAAAACCTTTCAAAGACTTTTTTCCACAGTTCCAGTGGAGTTTTGGCATGCAGCGCTCCGAGATCAACATCAACAGATCCTGGATCAGAAAAATGACTTAGAACCCCAGTGGGTTACTGATACTAAACATTCAAAAGATGTCAAATACTGTTATGTGTCTGATAAATGTTTACAGTGCAGGTTAATCCATGGATTCCTGTAATATCACTAATACAGAGCTCAGTGGCTTTAGTAAACAGCAGATGGTGCTATGAGCACTCACCTATCTGACTGAGAGAGTCCATGCCTGCTGGAATTATAAGAGGTTTGCTGTGGTCTGTAGACAAGTACTTccttaaaaaagaataaataaatgtgcatttcatcatcattaactcACCAGGATGGATCACTAGCTATAAATCTTTAGTGGACGTACATCATAAAAATAGCTGGTGTACTTTTAATCACTCCAGGACTTACCCTCTCTCAGTCCCAAAAGCTAGATGATTGAAGAAGTTCTTGACTTTAGACATGGTGGTCTCTGATTTACTGCTTGTGAACTTGTTTGAAAATAACAGATAATggcaatgtgtgtatgtatacatataaGCAATTTACTGCAATGTTGTAAACTGTTGTGTCTTTAAGATCACAAGAACAAACGTACTATCAGGGATGCACCATAGTAATGAGCCAGAAAACGTAGGGTCTTACAAATCACCTTCCTCTTGTCCGACTCAAAATCCTGCCCACACACAGTCAAGTCATTAATGAAGATGATGTCCAGTCTTGCAACTCCTTTTGTCATGccaaaaatgttgaaatatgCCATGAAGCACAGTAATAACCATGTAATGAGAGTCTTACCTGAAAAATGTCAAACTTGCTACCGATCATAAGAAGAGGCACAGGGAAAGGGCTGATCAGCTCTCTGTCCTGTTACAAACATCCAGTCatgttagaattttaaaaaatgaaacacgTATTATTAATAACAGTGGAAACTGGTCGCTCACTGGGTGGTCTTTGGGGAGGATACGCAATGCACTGCTTTGGTTTGGCTGTTTAATGGGTCTGGATTCTCCTGGCCTCTTGGTTAAAGCAAATGCCTTTTCCACTTGGTTTAGAGCTGCCTGAAGAAGTTTCTCCATGGTGGCCCAGAGTGCATTGGGCTTAGACAGGTCCAGTACCAACACCAGTGACAGTGTGCTAAGTATAACATTTCAGaatgataaaaatgaatgtGTTCTTTgtaataattaacaataatgATAAACTAATATTAATTAGTCTTTTAGATTTAAGAAAGCATTGCACACAAAAAAACCTAAGTGGAGACCAACT comes from the Hemibagrus wyckioides isolate EC202008001 linkage group LG03, SWU_Hwy_1.0, whole genome shotgun sequence genome and includes:
- the dync2li1 gene encoding cytoplasmic dynein 2 light intermediate chain 1, coding for MRKISTDTLWDLAADEVRAREKRNGHDHDDDDDDHEEGGHAPCERTVFFMGSKTGGKTTILFRCIDRDEAPKPTLALEYTFGRRARAHNTLKDVAHLWELGGGTSLSDLVQIPITPQNLGTLSLVLVLDLSKPNALWATMEKLLQAALNQVEKAFALTKRPGESRPIKQPNQSSALRILPKDHPDRELISPFPVPLLMIGSKFDIFQDFESDKRKVICKTLRFLAHYYGASLIFTSSKSETTMSKVKNFFNHLAFGTERGKYLSTDHSKPLIIPAGMDSLSQIGSVDVDLGALHAKTPLELWKKVFERFFPQESTNERKELKDPAKDPQYSEPLIDAMRAQKDQELEQYKREQAKSWKGLTLES